From the genome of Saccopteryx bilineata isolate mSacBil1 chromosome 6, mSacBil1_pri_phased_curated, whole genome shotgun sequence, one region includes:
- the KCNF1 gene encoding potassium voltage-gated channel subfamily F member 1 has product MDGTGECSLPEPGSQDSRAGDDIEIVVNVGGVRQVLYGDLLSQYPETRLAELINCLAGGYDAIFSLCDDYDPGKREFYFDRDPDAFKCVIEVYYFGEVHMKKGICPICFKNEMDFWKVDLKFLDDCCKSHLSEKREELEEIARRVQLILDDLGVDTAEGRWRRCQKCVWKFLEKPESSCPARVVAVLSFLLILISSVVMCVGTIPELQVLDAEGNRVEHPTLENVETACIGWFTLEYLLRLFSSPNKLHFVLSFMNIVDVLAILPFYVSLTLTHLGARMMELTNVQQAVQALRIMRIARIFKLARHSSGLQTLTYALKRSFKELGLLLMYLAVGIFVFSALGYTMEQSHPETLFKSIPQSFWWAIITMTTVGYGDIYPKTTLGKLNAAISFLCGVIAIALPIHPIINNFVRYYNKQRVLETAAKHELELMELNSSSAGEEGKAGGSRSDLDNLPLEPAAFGKEESWSSRLKISQSDTFIPLLTEEKQHRTRLQSCK; this is encoded by the coding sequence ATGGACGGAACCGGGGAGTGCAGTCTCCCGGAGCCTGGCAGCCAGGACTCCCGGGCTGGCGACGACATCGAGATCGTTGTCAACGTGGGGGGCGTTCGGCAGGTGCTGTACGGAGACCTCCTGAGCCAGTACCCCGAGACCCGGCTGGCGGAGCTCATAAACTGCCTCGCGGGGGGCTACGACGCTATCTTCTCCCTGTGCGACGACTACGACCCTGGCAAGCGCGAGTTCTACTTCGACCGCGACCCGGACGCGTTCAAGTGTGTCATTGAGGTGTACTATTTTGGGGAGGTCCACATGAAGAAGGGCATTTGCCCCATCTGCTTCAAGAACGAAATGGACTTCTGGAAGGTGGACCTCAAGTTCCTGGACGACTGCTGCAAGAGTCACTTGAGCGAGAAGCGCGAGGAACTGGAGGAGATTGCGCGCCGCGTGCAGCTCATCCTGGACGACCTCGGCGTGGACACGGCCGAGGGCCGCTGGCGCCGCTGCCAGAAGTGTGTCTGGAAGTTCCTGGAGAAGCCGGAATCCTCGTGCCCGGCGCGGGTGGTGGCCGTGCTGTCCTTCCTGCTCATCCTCATCTCGTCCGTGGTCATGTGCGTGGGCACCATCCCCGAGCTGCAGGTGCTGGACGCCGAGGGCAACCGCGTGGAGCACCCGACGCTGGAGAACGTGGAGACGGCGTGCATCGGCTGGTTCACGCTGGAGTACCTGCTGCGCCTCTTCTCCTCACCCAACAAGCTGCACTTCGTCCTGTCCTTCATGAACATCGTGGACGTGCTGGCCATCCTCCCCTTCTACGTGAGCCTCACGCTCACGCACCTGGGTGCCCGCATGATGGAGCTGACCAACGTGCAGCAGGCCGTGCAGGCCCTGCGGATCATGCGCATCGCCCGCATCTTCAAGCTGGCACGTCACTCCTCTGGCCTGCAGACCCTCACCTATGCCCTCAAGCGCAGCTTCAAGgagctggggctgctgctcaTGTACCTGGCCGTTGGCATCTTCGTCTTCTCAGCCCTGGGCTACACCATGGAGCAGAGCCACCCTGAGACACTGTTCAAGAGTATCCCCCAGTCCTTCTGGTGGGCTATTATCACCATGACCACAGTGGGCTATGGCGACATCTACCCCAAGACCACACTGGGCAAGCTCAACGCAGCCATCAGCTTCCTGTGCGGGGTCATCgccattgctctgcccatccaccCCATCATCAACAACTTCGTTCGGTACTACAACAAGCAGCGCGTCCTGGAGACGGCCGCCAAGCACGAGCTGGAGCTCATGGAGCTCAACTCCAGCAGTGCTGGCGAGGAAGGCAAGGCGGGCGGCTCCCGCAGTGACCTGGACAACCTCCCGCTGGAGCCCGCTGCCTTTGGAAAGGAGGAGAGTTGGAGCAGCCGGCTGAAGATCTCCCAAAGCGACACCTTCATCCCACTCCTGACCGAGGAGAAGCAACACAGGACCCGGCTCCAGAGCTGCAAGTGA